The genomic segment GTTAATAAATCTTACAAAAAGGGAAAAAGAGTTTATAAATCTTTTAATAGAAAATAAAAATCTACTTGTAAAACTAGAAAATATTAAAGAAAATCTATGGGAATTAGAAAATATAAGCGATGAAAGAGTTAGAACTTTTATAAAAAGATTAAGAGCAAAAACATCTAAAAATTTGATTGAAAATGTATCATCTCAAGGATATATGATAACATCTGATTGATTTTATATTAGGTTAAATCATAGAGTAGATAAGTTTTGACAAAATCTTTTTTAAATCATTTTTCTCTTTTTGACTCAATACTTTAAAATGATTTTCTAATCTTTTTGAAGTTTCACAAATGCAAGATTCTATTAAAAAAACTCCATTTTGAGTAAGAGTTACAGAACTCTTTCTTTTATCTTCTTTTGAAATATCTCTTTTTATAAACTCTCTATCTTCAAGTTTTTTTAAAACTTTTGTCATACCACCACTTGAAAATATTGTTGCATCATAAAGTTCTGTTGGAGAAAGTGAATGATTTTCATTGCTAAAATATAGAGATGCTAAAACATCAATATCTGAATGTAACAAATCATAGCTAGTTTTATAAAAACTCTCTGATTCGTTGTAAATATGTTTATTTACTAAAAACATTGGTAAAGAAAAAGCAAAAACTTCATGCTTTTTATTTTTTGAAACTCTACTATAAAACTCATCTATATATCTTTTATTCATGGTGAAAATTGTATCTAATTTAAAATTAAAATTATCTTTCTAGCAAGACAAATTTAAGTAAAATACTGCTAGAATTTTACTTTATTTTAAAAAGGAGTAAACTTGAAAAAAATATATTTTACTTTTTTAGTACCGATATTTTTATATAGTCAAAATTTAGAAGAATTAGTAAATTTAACAATTGAAAATAGATTGGTTGAATCTTCTAAACAAAATTTAGATGCATTAAAAGATGAGTATAAAAGTGTACAAAGAGGTTATTTACCAAAATTAGATGCTGGTGCTTCATATTCAGTAAATGAGCACGAATACCCAAATACACCAAAAAAAAGAGCAAATGCTTATGGTAGTGTAAACTACTTATTGTACGATGGTGGAAAAAAATATGATATTTACGATGGATATGAAACTGATATAAAAAGTGGTGAAAAATCACTTGATGCATTAAGAAACAATTTATCACTAACTGTTATTAAATACTACTTTGATTATTTGTCTCTTGAAGCACAAAAAGATACGAAACAAAAAGAGATAGAACAATTAACAGCACAAGAAGATAGAATTGGA from the Aliarcobacter cryaerophilus ATCC 43158 genome contains:
- a CDS encoding MarR family winged helix-turn-helix transcriptional regulator, with the translated sequence MNKRYIDEFYSRVSKNKKHEVFAFSLPMFLVNKHIYNESESFYKTSYDLLHSDIDVLASLYFSNENHSLSPTELYDATIFSSGGMTKVLKKLEDREFIKRDISKEDKRKSSVTLTQNGVFLIESCICETSKRLENHFKVLSQKEKNDLKKILSKLIYSMI